Proteins co-encoded in one Patescibacteria group bacterium genomic window:
- a CDS encoding M48 family metallopeptidase produces MSINIFDYLFFRSAIRKPTRRVRVYLANKERALDFVYARVALYNEIYNFNFNRISVKNQKTRWGSCSEKGNLNFNYRIVLLPIEMADYIIVHELCHLGELNHSPKFWNLVARAMPNYLEIRKRLFFLRHFW; encoded by the coding sequence ATGTCAATAAATATATTTGATTATCTATTTTTCAGGTCGGCTATCCGAAAGCCGACTCGGCGGGTTAGGGTGTATTTGGCGAATAAGGAGAGGGCGCTGGATTTTGTTTATGCGCGCGTCGCGCTCTATAATGAGATTTATAATTTTAATTTTAACAGAATTAGCGTTAAAAATCAGAAAACAAGATGGGGGAGTTGTTCGGAAAAAGGCAATTTGAATTTTAATTATAGAATTGTTTTGCTTCCGATAGAAATGGCGGACTATATCATTGTTCACGAATTGTGCCATTTAGGAGAACTTAACCACTCGCCAAAATTTTGGAATTTAGTCGCGCGAGCAATGCCGAATTATTTGGAGATTAGGAAGCGGCTTTTCTTTTTACGGCATTTTTGGTAA